The Burkholderia mayonis DNA window CGCGGATGTGCGCCATCAGCGCCGCGTAGTCGCTCGCGTGCGGCGTGTCGCCGCCACCCAGCGTGAGCCCCATGTCGCGCAGGAACGCGCGCAGGTTCTCGAGCTTTTCCTGCGTCGGCCCCGCGTGCACGCGGTAGAGACCCGGGTGCTTGTTGCGCTTGAGGAAATCCGCCGCGCAGACGTTCGCGGCGAGCATGCATTCCTCGATCAGACGATGCGCGTCGTTGCGCTGGCGCGGCAGGATCTGCTCGATCTTGCCCTGCGCGTTGCAGACGATGTACGTTTCGGTCGTGTCGAAATCGATCGCGCCGCGTTTTTGCCGCGCGACGAAGAGCGCCTTGTAAACGCCGTACAGATTCTGCAGGTGCGGCATCAGGTCGGCGCGGCGCGCGGCCTCCGGCCCCTTCGTGTTCGCGAGCACTGCGGCCACTTCGGTATACGTGAGGCGCGCGGCCGAGTGGATCACGGCCGGATAGAACTGATACGCCTTGATGTCGCCGCGCGCGGTGATGACGATGTCGCACGCGAGCACGCAGCGGTCAACCTGCGGATTCAGCGAGCAGAGCCCGTTCGACAGCTTCTCGGGCAGCATCGGAATCACGCGGCGCGGGAAGTAGACGGACGTGCTGCGCTCGACCGCGTCGGCGTCGAGGGGGCTGCCCGGCTGCACGTAGTGCGACACGTCCGCGATCGCGACGATGAGGCGAAAGCCCTCGCCGCGGCCGACCGGGATCGGCTCGCAATATACGGCGTCGTCGAAGTCGCGCGCGTCCTCGCCGTCGATCGTGACGAGCGGCACGTCGCGCAGATCGACGCGATAGCGCAGATCCACGGGCCGCACCTTGTCCGGCAGCGCCGCGGCCTCGCCGAGCGCGTCCGGGCCGAACTCGTGCGGCACGCCGTACTTGCGCACCGCGATCTCGATCTCCATGCCGGGATCGTCGATGTCGCCGAGCACCTCGACGACGCGGCCGAGCGGCTGCGAATGACGGCTAGGAAAATCGGTGAGCTCAACGACGACGACCTGCCCGACCTTCGCCTTCTTCGCGTTCTGCGCGACGAGGATGTCGTGGCCGATCCGCTTGTCCTCGGGCGCGACGATGAGCGCGCCGTTCTCGTTGAGGAGACGCCCGATCACGCGCTTGTTCGCGCGCTCGGTCACCTCGACGACATGCCCTTCCGGCCGGCCGCGCCGGTCGTAGCCGACGATCCGCGCGAGCACGCGGTCGTTGTGCATCACCTTCTGCATCTCGGCGTTCGGCAGGAACAGGTCGTCCTGGCCGTCGTCGCGGATCACGAAGCCGTAGCCGTCGCGATGGCCCTGCACGCGGCCCGCGACGAAGTTGGACGGATGCGTCAGCTGATAATGGCCGCGCTTGTCGAGCCGGATCTGGCCGTCGCGCTCCATCGCGGCGACGCGCCGAAAAAATCCTTCGCGCTCCTGACGCTTGATCGACAGCGCTTCGGCGATGTCGTTCGCCGCAAGCGGCGCGTCGCTCGTGCGCAGCACGCCGAGAATCTCTTCGCGGCTCGGAATGGGATACGGATACTTGCTCAAGGGCTTGTCGATGATTTTTCTCGTTGCGTTTGGCTTGCGCGACCGCGGCAAGCGGAGCCGAACGGGCGCGCCGCTCATGCCGCCCCATTCTAACACCCGCCGCTGCGGCAAACGGACCGCGCGCCGCGTGTTGCGCCGCGCTCGCCGCGGCCCGCGCGGACGATGAAAAAGTATTGACAGACGCGATCGGCCGTCTATAATGGCGATCTTTGCAGCACACGCACCTGCCCAGGTGGCGGAATTGGTAGACGCACTAGTTTCAGGTACTAGCGGGTAACTCCGTGGAGGTTCGAGTCCTCTCTTGGGCACCAACGGTTCTTCCAGCAAGAACCATAGCAATCCGAGAAACCCCGTAAGGTCAACGTCTTACGGGTTTTTTTGTTTCCCCTTCCCACTGCGTTCCTCCGACATCCACGCTTTTTACGTATACACGAAAGCAGAGGAATGCCCTGATCGGCTGGGATTTTTCCGACCAAGCCGCCAGAAATTGCGCGAAAAGTACGAATACCCCAAGCACGAGCCCCGGTGCGCGAATCGTGCACGCCGGGATCTGTGCTGGGGGTGTCCAGATTGCCGTCGATCAGCGCGCGCACGGCCCCGAACGACTTGCTCGCGCCAATGAGTTCCAGCCGCGGGACGGATTGACTGCCGAGAAATCTCTGCACGTTTGTCTCCATTGATATATTCGTTCTTCAGTCACCGGACGTCCGGCGGAACTTAAATCCGATAGATGCGCTCCGCGTTGCCACCGAACAGCAGGCGTTGCTCGGCGTCGCTCATCCCCGCGACAATCGCGGCATAGGCGCGCCACAATGCGTCGTAAGTCGCGAACAGCCGGTCGACCGGAAAATTCGATGCGAACATCGCACGCTCGACGCCGAATGCATCGATCGTCTCGAGCACATAAGGCCGCAGGCTTTCCACCGTCCGGCAATGGTCGAACATCGCGAGCCCGCTGATCTTCACGGCGACGTTCGGGCAGGCTGCCAGTTCCCGAAGGCCGTTCCGCCAGGCGCGATAGCCTGCCGGGCTGTGGCGGCCGACGAACATGCCCGCATGGTTGAGCACGATCTGGACGTCCGGATGCGCGCGCGATCTCGGCCGCTTCGGGCATCTGCGACGGATAGAGCTGCAAATCGAACGACAGTCCATGGCGTGCGAGCCGCGCGAAGTTTTCGACCCACGCCGGATCGCGCAAGTAATGGCGCTGGACATATCCGTACAACGGATCGTCGTGCACGTTAAGGATTTGCCGGATCCCGCGCACATTCGCGAACGACGCATGCACGGCAAGCGTGGCCTCGGCATCGGGCGCGCTCAGGTCCGCGGCGGCGACGATCCCGTTCGGCCAGCCCGCCGCGCCTCCCTGCGCACTCCGGACAGCATGGCCTTCTACGCACGCAAGCGCAAAGAAGGCAAGTGGCATCACCAAGCCGTCATCGCCCTGGCCAGACGACGCGTAAACCGTCCTTTGGGCTATGCTCCGTTCCCGATCGCCGCTCACACCCGGACAACCTGCTATGGCTTGACAACGACATTAGGCTGCCTCACTTGCACTCGTCAACCGGCTGAAATTCAAACACCTGACGCTCCTCGTCGCACTCGACGATGCCCGCAACCTGCATCAGGCGGCCGACGAAATCAACGTCGCACAGCCGAGCGCGAGCCGCATGCTGGGCGACATCGAGAATGCATTCGGTTTCAAGCTGTTCGAGCGAAATGCGCGCGGCATGGAACCGACCACGCTCGGCGGCACGGTGCTCGCGTACGCGCGCCGGGCATTGTCAGACCTGACCCGCTTCGCCGAGGATCTCGAGGTGAAACGCCGCGGCGGTCATGGCCAATTGACTGTCGGCGCGATCATGGGCGCAGCGCCCGACGTGCTCGCGCTGGCGGTCGCCGCGCTCAAGACCGAGCGGCCCCTCCTCAACATGCGCATCCTCGGCGAGACGAGCGACCAGATCGTCCAACTGTTGTACCGCCGCGAGGTGGACCTCGCGCTCGGGCGGCTTACCACGTCGCTGCAGCACAACGATTTCCGGTTCGAACCGCTCGCGCGCGAAACGCTTACGCTCGTGGTGCGCGAGCGCCATCCGCTCGCGACACGCAAACGGGTGTCGCTCGACGAACTCGTCGCGTGGCCGTGGGTGGTCCAGCCGGTTACGAGCCCGGCGCGCGTGATATTCGAGGAAGAACTTGCTCGAGCGGGACTGTCGACGCCATCCAATCTGACCTGGGGATACCCACCGTGACCGACCGTCTGATTCAGCAGGCACTGTTGCAGGTGCTGCAGCCGCTGATCGATCCTACCTTTAGTGGGCACAGCCACGGGTTCCGTCCCGGCCGCCGCGCACGGGATGCTGTGCTTGCAGCACAGCAATACGTGCAGGAAGGCTACCGCATCGTGGTCGACGTCGACCTGTCGAAGTTCTTTGATCGGGTCAACCACGACATTCTGATTGACCGTCTCAGGAAACGCGTGAACGACGCCGGGGACATCCGGCTGGTTCGAGCCTACCTGAGCGCGGGCATCATGGATGGCGGTGTGGTGGTCGAGCGCGTGGAGGGGACGCCGCAAGGCGGACCACTCTCGCCGCTACTGGCCAATGTGCTTCTGGACGAGGTGGATCGTGAACTTGAACGACGGGGCCACCGCTTTGCCCGCTACGCTGACGACTGCAACGTCTACGTGCGCAGCCGGAAGGCTGGCGAGCGGGTGATGGCACGACTCAAGCGCTGTTATGACAAGCTGCACCTGAAGATCAACGAATCGAAGAGTGCGGTGGCAAGCGTCTTGGGTCGCAAGTTTCTGGGGTACGCCCCATGTGTTAGCGCCGGTGTAAAAGCACCGTTAAACGACGGCACAAGGTTGAGCGAAACAGTCAACGACAAAGGGGCCACGCGGGCCCCTTTGTTTTGAATGTCGCCGATCAGAACGGCGGGTCGTGCTCGGTGAGCGGCAGTTCACGTTGCCGACGATCGCCACGAAGGACACGCTGCATGTCGGGCAGATAGCGTGCGCAGATGAGTTCGCGCAAGTCGTCGAGCAGTTCGAACACGGCGAGCGCCTGCTCGGGCGTCCAGTCGTCGGGCACGACGAAGTTCAAGCCGCGCGTGAGGCCTGAGGGCAATGGCACGGCTGTCATGATGACTCGCCTCCTTTGGCCGATTTGCTCGGGCCACGCTGCCGGGCGCGCTTGTCGGCCCGCTCGCGGGCTTCCTTCAGGCGGTACGATTCGCCTTCGATCGAGATGACCTCGGCGAGATGCACAAGGCGATCGACGAGCGACACGACGCAGGCGGCGTTCGGGAACACTTCTGACCATTCTGCAAACGGTCGATTCGATGTCACGATGGTGCTGTTGTTCTGGTATCTCCGGCTGATCAACTCGAACAGCAGATCGGCGTGGCGATTCGAGTAGGAGAGATATCCGACCTCATCGATCACAAGGACGTCGGGCGCAGCATAGCGACGCAAGCGCCGGCGCAGCGTTGAATCGCTATCGAGCGCAGCCAGTTCGCCCAGCATATTGCCGGCGGTGGTGAACAGCACCGTGTGCCCATGCACGAGCGCCTGATGCGCGACGTTCTTCGCCAGCGTCGACTTGCCCACGCCGTTGGGGCCGATGAGCACGACGTTGGCGGCGTCCTTCATGAACCCGAGCGTCATCAGTTCTTCGATGGCACCGCGATCACACCGTGACGGCCAACCCCAGTCGAAGTCGCACAAGGCTTTGAAGCCGCCCAGATGTGATTCCTTGATGCGCCGCTCGAGCGAGCGACGGGCTCGCTCGTCTTCTTCCCACTGCACGAGCGGCGCGACCCACGGCTGCAGCGCAACCTCGGGCCAGTGGGCCAGCAGCCCGTGCAAACGCAATTCCTGCGCGCGTGTGCGCAATGATTCAAGCGAGCTCATCCGTGCCTCCGGCAAGTTGATCGTAGGTATCGAGCCGGTGGGGTTGGACCGGCGTGTCCTTCTGGCGTACGTGTGGCGGCAGACACACGGCAAGCGGTGGTGGCAGTTCAAGCGCTTCGCGGCGGCGCTCCAGCGCCAGGCGCACGGCGTTCGGGTGCGGCACGCCGCTTTGTAGCGCATCGCCGATCGCGGCCTGCAATTGCGCAGCGCCGTAGCGTTCGAGCAGCCGCAGCAGCGCCGCCGTGATGGTGCCCAGATTCGCATTGCGTTCAGCCGCGCGGCGCAGCAGATCCTGACTGGCGGGGGCAGCCTTGGCCAAGCGATCCATGCCGCGATGATGACGGGCCTCGCGTTTGACGCCGACCAGTGTCTCGATGTGAACGGGCTCTTCGATTTGCGCGCCGCGGTCGTAACTGCGAGCGTGGCGCGCAAGGATCTCGGCACCGTCCAGCACGCGTACCTGCTCGAGATCGGCCCGTACCGTGAGCGTGCGCCGCACGTGCGTGTGCGGGATCGAGTAGTCGTTCAGATCGAAGCGTACATAGGGCGTCTTGCCGACTTTGACGGCGAGCGTTTCCTCGACGGGATAGGGATTCTCCGGTAGCGCAAGCAGCGTAGGCTGCTCCTGGGCGAACGCCTGGCGCACACTGATCATGCGATCCTCCGGGCACGGGCGATCCGCCGCCTGCGTGCGGCACCAGTGTTCGGCTTGCGCATTCAGGTCATCCAGATCGGTGAACTGTCTGGCCGCGAAGAACGCGTCGCGGACGTGACGAATGGCGCGCTCCACGCGGCCCTTCTCGTTACCACGCGCGATGGCTACGGGTCTGGGTTCGAACCGATAGTGTGCGGCGAAGGCGAGCAGCGTCGGGTGGAAACGAATGGCGTCGCCCTGGCGTTCAAGGACGGCGCTCTTCAGGTTATCGTAGAGGACGACCCTACCGAGGCCGCCCCAGCGCGTGAAGGCGCCGATATGGCCGCGCAGGAAGTTCTCCATACGCGCATCGAGGAAAAAGCGCAGATACAGCTCGCGCGAGTACGAGAGCACCATCACGAAGGCCATCAAGGGCCGGCGCGCACGGCCGATATGCAAGTGACCGAAGTGCCCCCAGTCGCATTGCATCTGTTCGCCGGGCAACGTGCGCAGCCGCAGGTACGCTTCGGCAGGCGGGCGTGGCCGGTGCAGAGAGATCAGATGTCGGA harbors:
- the rnr gene encoding ribonuclease R; amino-acid sequence: MSKYPYPIPSREEILGVLRTSDAPLAANDIAEALSIKRQEREGFFRRVAAMERDGQIRLDKRGHYQLTHPSNFVAGRVQGHRDGYGFVIRDDGQDDLFLPNAEMQKVMHNDRVLARIVGYDRRGRPEGHVVEVTERANKRVIGRLLNENGALIVAPEDKRIGHDILVAQNAKKAKVGQVVVVELTDFPSRHSQPLGRVVEVLGDIDDPGMEIEIAVRKYGVPHEFGPDALGEAAALPDKVRPVDLRYRVDLRDVPLVTIDGEDARDFDDAVYCEPIPVGRGEGFRLIVAIADVSHYVQPGSPLDADAVERSTSVYFPRRVIPMLPEKLSNGLCSLNPQVDRCVLACDIVITARGDIKAYQFYPAVIHSAARLTYTEVAAVLANTKGPEAARRADLMPHLQNLYGVYKALFVARQKRGAIDFDTTETYIVCNAQGKIEQILPRQRNDAHRLIEECMLAANVCAADFLKRNKHPGLYRVHAGPTQEKLENLRAFLRDMGLTLGGGDTPHASDYAALMAHIRDRPDAQMLQPMLLRSMQQAVYSPDNIGHFGLAYDAYAHFTSPIRRYPDLLTHRAIYAILSGKKYTPKSPEGIELNTALSPRARAMQREDDEVRGRARSNTAIWEELGLHCSANERRADEASRDVEAWLKCYFMRDKLGEEYGGMVNGVTSFGIFVQLDALFIEGLVHVTELGADYFQYDEVKNELRGERTGIRYRLSDRVRVQVSRVDLDARKIDFRLVREAPVKAPRPAAAVEPGGPRVRSLPPADAPARRKKTVSAPSAAVKEARAARKKGAASKPAAKKARSRKKY
- the istA gene encoding IS21 family transposase, with amino-acid sequence MTIDAELEAHILRLYHVEKWRCGTIAQQLHVHRGTVKRVLAQAGLPRHGPAPRPSMIEPYLPFIRQTLEKYPTLTASRLYGMVRERGYQGRPTHFRHLISLHRPRPPAEAYLRLRTLPGEQMQCDWGHFGHLHIGRARRPLMAFVMVLSYSRELYLRFFLDARMENFLRGHIGAFTRWGGLGRVVLYDNLKSAVLERQGDAIRFHPTLLAFAAHYRFEPRPVAIARGNEKGRVERAIRHVRDAFFAARQFTDLDDLNAQAEHWCRTQAADRPCPEDRMISVRQAFAQEQPTLLALPENPYPVEETLAVKVGKTPYVRFDLNDYSIPHTHVRRTLTVRADLEQVRVLDGAEILARHARSYDRGAQIEEPVHIETLVGVKREARHHRGMDRLAKAAPASQDLLRRAAERNANLGTITAALLRLLERYGAAQLQAAIGDALQSGVPHPNAVRLALERRREALELPPPLAVCLPPHVRQKDTPVQPHRLDTYDQLAGGTDELA
- the istB gene encoding IS21-like element helper ATPase IstB; this translates as MSSLESLRTRAQELRLHGLLAHWPEVALQPWVAPLVQWEEDERARRSLERRIKESHLGGFKALCDFDWGWPSRCDRGAIEELMTLGFMKDAANVVLIGPNGVGKSTLAKNVAHQALVHGHTVLFTTAGNMLGELAALDSDSTLRRRLRRYAAPDVLVIDEVGYLSYSNRHADLLFELISRRYQNNSTIVTSNRPFAEWSEVFPNAACVVSLVDRLVHLAEVISIEGESYRLKEARERADKRARQRGPSKSAKGGESS